Proteins encoded within one genomic window of Arachis ipaensis cultivar K30076 chromosome B08, Araip1.1, whole genome shotgun sequence:
- the LOC107610959 gene encoding clathrin interactor EPSIN 2-like, with protein MGKAMGAGSVIGWAGAGALRTPQNPMMGFGMGIDMDMDMGMNNGPGAAMEMGIGMNNGPGARMGMEGYRGINPSMGMGMGMGMGMGQGVQMQPPMGMPPESNMPGSRLVYGVVCFDLRCSSSSYWIHFLEAHVITT; from the exons ATGGGTAAAGCAATGGGAGCAGGTTCAGTTATAGGCTGGGCTGGTGCCGGTGCTCTTAGGACTCCTCAAAATCCTATGATGGGTTTTGGAATGGGTATAGATATGGATATGGACATGGGCATGAACAATGGCCCAGGTGCTGCTATGGAAATGGGAATAGGAATGAACAATGGCCCTGGTGCTAGAATGGGGATGGAGGGCTACAGAGGCATTAATCCATCAATGGGCATGGGCATGGGCATGGGAATGGGTATGGGGCAAGGAGTCCAAATGCAACCCCCTATGGGAATGCCTCCCGAGTCTAACATGCCAG GCTCGAGGTTGGTTTACGGTGTTGTTTGTTTTGATTTGAGGTGTTCTTCAAGTAGTTATTGGATTCATTTCTTGGAAGCACATGTTATTACAACTTGA